The Oncorhynchus keta strain PuntledgeMale-10-30-2019 chromosome 22, Oket_V2, whole genome shotgun sequence genome includes the window tactaaccactatacgatcacggcgAGCTACCAGGGCTTATACTTACGGTGAGATATTGGGCTTATAACCTAGCCAGCGGTGAGGCATTCAACTACAGATAGCTATTTCAATTGATAAATATGTGGCTTGATAACGTATTCTTGATCAGGTTGAACCTTTCTGTATTTTATATTCATTACAAATCTCGAATGGTATGTTTAGTAAACTATTCAGATATACTGAATCTGAAGTAGCTTAGAACTAGCCTAGCTAAGGTTGGATGCTGACGCTTGTCCTTAAACAGTAGCTTGGTAGCTATCTTTATTTTTGCATGGGAAATTTTAATTCGAATTGGAAATGTTCAATgtaattagctagctaatgtcCTCTGGTTCTTCATCTGCTCATCATGCTTGCTTATGTTTGTGTTAGCCTTATTTGTATTCTGATGTGTTGTTTTTTCTTTCAATCAATGGAATTGTAGACTTCTTAAAATGTTAAATAGGCTCTACAGTGGCTGGCGAAAGTATTCATCccatggcatttttcctattttgttgccttacaacctggaattaaatgGATTATTGGGGGGGGTTGTAATCATTTGATTTATACAACATGCCGACCACTTTGAAgattcaaatattttttattatgaaacaaacaagaaataaaacaAACAAACTGAAAGCGTGCATAATTATTCACTAAGTCAAtattttgtagagccaccttttgcagataTGACAGCTACAAGTCtcataagcttggcacatctagccactgggatttctgcctattcttcaaggcaaaactgctccagcagtTCCTCCAAGTTGTGTAATACTTAATCGTGTAATActtaattacagagaatctttgattaaaaactatcagtcttcagttaatgtTATTAAAGACACGACAACTAGCTTCCGTCCAAAAATAAATTATGTGAAATGACGTCCACAtatactggaggagttactggctaGATACAGTATGTGCACCAGCACCAGGTCATTGCTCTCTTTTTCACAATTTttgaattcaattcaagggctttattggcatgggaaacaaatgttaacattgccaaagcaagtcaaatggataataaacaaaagtcaaATAAACATGAACAGTAGACATTACActcagaagttccaaaagaataaagacatttcaagtgccatattatgtctatatacagtgttgtagcgatgtgcaagtacaaaatggaaaataaataaacataaatatgggttgtatttacaatggtgtttgttcttcacaggttgcccttttcttgtggcagcaggtcacaaatcttgctgacgtgatggcacactgtggtatttcacccagtagatatgtgagttgatcaaaattgggtttgttttcaaatttttggttctgtgtaatctgagggaaatgtgttaggatgtgcagctcagtttccatctcattctgtgggcagtgtgcacatagcctgtcttctcttgagagccaggtctgcctacggcgcccattctcaatagcaaggctatgctcactgagtctgtacatagtcaaagttttccttaagtttgggtcagtcacagcaatcaggtattctgccactgtgtgctctctgtttagggccaaatagcattttttctctctctctcgccaccaAAACTCCCCCCCTGTGCCTTATTTTCAAAGATGCTCAGCCCGGCAgagcgaaactatgacgtgggggaccgggagttgttgtAGCGGTCCTCAtatagaataatagcgaagacatcaaaacgatgaaattacacatatggaatcatcaataccaaaaaaagtgtgaaacaaatcaaaatagattttatattttatattcttcaaagtagccacgctttgccttgatgacagctttgcacactcttggcattctctcaacgagcttcacctggaatgcttttccaacagtcttgaaggagttcccacatattgtgagcacttgttggatgcttttccttcactttgcagttcaactcttcccaaaccatctcaattgggttgaggtcgggtgattgcagaggccaggtcatctgatgcagcactccatccctttccttcttggtcaaatagcccttacaaagcctggaggtgtgttgggtcattgtccttttgaaaaacaaatgatagtcccactaagcgtaaaccagatgggatggtgtatcgctgcagaatgccgtggtagccttgctggttaagtgtgccttgaattctaaataaatcacagaaagtgtcaccagcaaagcaccctcacatcatcacacctcctccttgaTAGTTcttggtgggaaccacacatgcagagatcatctgttcacctactctgcgtctcacaaagacacggcggttggaaccaaaaatctccaatttggactcatcaggccaaaggacagatttccaccggtctaatgttcattgctcatgtttcttggcccaagcaagtatcttcttcttattgctgtcctttagtagtggtttctttgcagcaatttgaccatgaaggcctgatgcccctgaacaggcagttaacccacagttcctaggccgtcattgaaaataagaatttgttttgcctagttaaaaaaaaaggtaaaaaataaaaaaatcacagtctcctctgaaaagttgatgttaagatgtgtctgttacttgaactctgtgaagcatttatttgggctgcaatttctgaggctggtaactttaatgagcttattctctgcagcagaggtaactctgggtcttcttttcatgtagcggtcctcatgaaaggcagtttcatcatagcgcttgttggttattgcgactgcacttgaagaaactttcaaagttcttgacattttcccaaTTGACTGTCCTTTAAGACAGATTgactgtcttaaagtaatgatggactgtcatttctcttttcttgtttgagctgttcttgccattatatggacTTGTTCTTTTACGAAATAgggccaacagttgttgccttctcaccaagctacttgcctattgtcctgtagcccatcccagccttgtgtaggtctacaattttatccctgatgtccttacacagctccctggtcttggccattgtggagaggttggagtctgtttgattgagtgtgtggaccggtgtcttttatacaggtaacgagttcaaacaggtgcagttaatacaggtaatgagtggagaacaggagggcttcttaaagaaaaactaacaggtctgtgagagccagaattcatactggttggtaggttatcaaatacttatgtcatgcaataaaatgcaaatgaattacttaaaaatcatacaatgtgattttctggatttttgttttagattccatctctcacagttgatgtgtacctatgataaacattacagacctctacatgctttgtaaacaggaaaacctgcaaaatcggcagtgtatcaaatacttgttctccaaTTTATAGACTGTTGAAGGTTTTGAAGAACACAGTGTTCTCCATCCTTGGgaaattaaaaaaatatggaACTGCCCAGACTGGCTAGAGCTGGTCACCAGACCAAACTGAGCGTTccaggcaagaaggaccttggtcagggaggtgacaatgAACCCAATAACCACACTGACataactacagagttccttggctgagatgggagaacctgccagaaggacaacaatctctacagcacttcacaaATCTGAcatttatggaagagtggccagacggaagccactcctgagaaaaaggcatgacagcacgcctggagtttgcaaaaaggcacgtgAAAGACTCCAAGAGCATAAGACTAAAGAATCAGGGGTTCTatgagacaaaaatgtaactCTTTGCCCTGCATGCAAAGCGCTAtatctggagaaaaccaggcacagctcatcacccgtctaatcccatccctactgtgaagcatggtggtggcagcatcatgctactGTATGTGGATGcgtttcagcggcaggaactgggagactggtaaggatagagggatcaatgaatggagccaaatacaggcaaatactTCATGAGAACCTGCTTCGGAGTGCAAACAACTTTAGAATGGGGTGAATATTTACATCAAAAACAGGACAATGGCTGCAAGCATACAACCAAAGCAACACTGGAATggtttcagaacaagaatgtgaaagtccttaagtggcccagccaaagcccagacctgAATCCCAATGAACAtttgtggaaagacttgaagattgctgttctcCGCTGCTACCCATCTAATTTAACAgcgcttgagaaaatctgcaagggagaatgggagaaaatccctaAATCCTGATGTGCAAAGCTGTTACAGACATGCGGCAAGTAATCACCACCAAAGGtccttctacaaagtattgactcaggttTAAATACTTATGCAAATTAGATTTCCATATTTCATTCAGAATAAATGTGAAAACATTTCTTtgcactttttcattatgggacATTGTGTGCAGATGGGTAgtggaaaaacaatttaatccattttgaattcaggctgtaacacaacaaaatatggaataagtaaaggggtatgaatacttgtACAGACACTGTACATGGGACAATATTTTCCATTTCAATAGCTCAAAATTTCAATCACTTAAACTTCTAACCAACTATAAATTGTAAAAACAGATATTGAAACCATTTAATGAGATGGGATGGTTAAAAAATAtgcaacatgaaaatattgtccCATTTATATTGTGTAATTTATTTAATTCTGTGATCATTTTAAATAATACATATTTAATTTGTTTGAGTGTcatgctgagaacagaacaataGTGCTAATTGAGAGGAACATAAATCCAGAATATCATCTCCTCAAACTCACATGCACCCatgtatacagtacatacacacctTTATAACCACAATTAGACTGATAGAATTTAACCAGAGAAAGGGAATGTATCATGCTGATTTTATTATGTGCATTGATTAAAGCCTAAACAGCAAATATCCGATGGACTACACTAGTCACTACTACTAGATTATCCTTTTTCCATAGACGTGGAGAGGGGAAATCAATGGGTAAAGTCTTGAGGCTCAGTCTCATCATTCTCCCCTGGTTCATTGCTCCTTGCAGTGGGGACATTGGCAGCACACTCTGCACTCTTAGTGAAGGGGCGGCCTGGCTGGCCCAATGTCTGACGTGGGCGCTGCTTGCTGTGTGAGATGCGGCTGTGTCCCATACTCTGGGCAGGGGCACCATCTCGTCTCTGGGCAACCATTGCTTGCTGTCCCCTGTGCAGATCACAGGATGCCACAAGAGGCTTCCCTATGTCCAGCTGTTTGCTCTCTTGTAGCCACAGCTTCCTGTCCATGTGGGTATAGTGTAGGTCCACCTTTATCACTAAGGAtccctttataacaggttgagAGAAAGAACATAATACAGATTGAATTGATACATTTCTAGACATATAATTGCACATATTAAATATGAGGTCCCAGACATAGTAAACCTACCTGAAGCTTTTGAAGGCCACAAAGTCTGAGGCTACAGTCAGGGTTTTCAGCAACCAAGTTATTTAGCAACAGAGAGTCCATTTCACTTGACCTCCCAGGACTAGAGAATATATCCTCCATTGCCTAAACACAGAAGTCAGGAATAAAATACATCAGGCAACTACAGCAAAACCTGTGATACCCACTTTGTTATTTTACAATGTGCATAACAAGTGGCAGACTACTGAAGTAAGTAGGGAGAACATAATGCATTGAACCAGTAGATGTCAGTATGCTCCAAGGAATTATTACTTCACAGAAGCAGAAACCTGATAAGCTGTTGTGCCAAAATGTCCTGCTCTTGTTTCTCAGCCATTTCTAATAGCAAGGTTGTCATGAAAGATGAGAGGACATAAGGCAGACTATGAAAACTATGAAAATAACTGCTGTTCATAAgatgcattcgtaaagtattcagaccccttgactttttccacattttgttacactaaaatgaatta containing:
- the LOC127910614 gene encoding mucosa-associated lymphoid tissue lymphoma translocation protein 1-like, with protein sequence MDSLLLNNLVAENPDCSLRLCGLQKLQGSLVIKVDLHYTHMDRKLWLQESKQLDIGKPLVASCDLHRGQQAMVAQRRDGAPAQSMGHSRISHSKQRPRQTLGQPGRPFTKSAECAANVPTARSNEPGENDETEPQDFTH